CTCTCAGCGATGCCCTGCGTCAAGACGCCGACATCTTCCGTGGCGGGTTCTTCCGCGAGCATCCCTGGGGAACGCCGGATCAGATCATTGCCAAAGCGAAACGCTTGGCCGAAGCGTTCGGCACTTCCGAGATCATGTTCATCTTCAAATACGGTGGTATGCCGATGAAAGTCGCAGAAAAGAGCATGCAACTCTTCGCTCGCGAGGTCCTGCCAGCGTTAAAAGAGCTGAACCCGCAACCGCTGCAACCCGTGAGTGGGTGGGCTCCTGGCCAAGCTGCCAAGTCAGAGGCAGCGAGCCTAGCAACTCCGAATTAAGAGGTCTACATGACAGCACTCAACGGACAAGTCGCGCTCGTCACCGGCGGCGCGCGTGGCATTGGCAGAGGCATCGCCCTCGCCTTCGCACGGGCTGGGGCTGACGTGGCCATTGCCGATCTCGACCACATCGCCAGCGCGGCGCAACAGTACACCAGTGCGAACATCGGCGGCTTCACCGAGGCGCAAAAGACCGCCGCTGAAATCACGTCTCTAGGCCGCCGCTCGTTGGCGATTCAAGCCGATGTTCGCCAGAAGGCGGATAACGAGCACATGGTCCAGGAAACCATCGACCGTCTCGGCGCGCTGCATATTCTCGTCTGCAACGCCGGCGTGGTCAGCGTGTCTGCGGTCGATGCCATGAGCGAAGAGACCTGGGATCTGACCTTCGCCGTCAATGTCAAAGGTGTCTTCCTCTCCTGTCAGACGGCAATTCCTGCACTCAAAGCGCACGGCAAAGGCTGCATCATCAACATCGCCTCTATTGCCGGGAAAAACGGGGCCGCCGGGCTCGCGCATTACTGCGCCTCGAAGTTCGCGGTCGTGGGCTTCACCAATTCTCTCGCCAAAGAGCTGGCTGCGGCGAACGTGCGGGTGAACGCGATCTGTCCGGGCATTTTGCGCACGCAGATGTGGGAGTATTTGGCCGACACGTTGAAGCGGCCCAACGAAAACAAAGAGGATGCCTGGCAGCGGTACATCAAAGGCATGATCCCCTTGGGTCGCCCCCAAACCCCGGACGATATCGGCCAACTCGCGGTCTATCTCGCCGCAGCCGAGAACGTCACCGGGCAAGCGATCAACGTTGACGGTGGGAGTGAGCTGCATTAGCAACTGGCCGTCTTTTCCCGTGCAATTCAAACTGACGATCGAGTACGACGGCACGCAGTACAATGGCTGGCAGCTCCAACAGAATGCGCCGACGGTGCAGGGTGCTGTCGAAGCCGCACTCGCTCGCCTCTTCTCTACTCCCGTGCGCGTACGGGTCGCCGGTCGGACCGATACCGGTGTCCACGCCTCTGGGCAAGTCGTCACGTTCACACCGGTGAAGAGTCTTGAACCCCAGCGTCTGCAGCACAGTCTGAACGCGATCCTACCAACGGACATCGCCGTCAAACAGGTGGAGGAAGTGCCGGATGCTTTCAACCCACGGCGCGATGCTAGGAGTCGTCAGTATCGTTATCGTATCTGGAATGCGCCCTGGCGCTCTCCGCTCTGGGCGCGCTACTCCTGGCACCTCCCCTACCCGCTTCAAGTCGAGGAAATGAACCGCGCCGCCGCGCTCTTGATCGGCGACCACGATTTCTCGTCGTTCAAAGGGTCAGATTCCGTGGAACGCAGGCCGCAACGCACGATGTTGTCCAGCCGCGTGCAGCACGAGGAAGAGTTTGTGCTGTACGACGTGGAGGCGCGTTCGTTTTTACGCCACATGGTGCGTAACATTGTTGGCACCCTGGTCGATGTCGGGCGCGGTGCGCTCAGTGTGGAAGAGTTCGCCCGGATTTTTGCCGCGCGTGACCGCCGCCAGGCGGGTTTGAATGCCCCGCCTCAGGGACTGTGTCTGGTCGAAGTGAAGTACTGAGAGCGGCCCTCACCTTTTGACTTTTGCGCGCGACCCTGTCATGAAGGACCGATGCAACCTCCAGGGCAAGGGTCTCGCTATCCCTACTACGTGCTTAGTGTCCTGTTCTCTGTCAATGTGCTCAATCTGGTGGACCGGCAAGCGGTCTACATCCTGTTCCCGCTCCTGAAAGCGGACTTGCAACTGACCGACACACAACTTGGCGCGCTCGGCGCGTTGCCCTTTGCGTTGTTCTACAGTTTCATGGGCATTCCGCTGGGCTGGCTGGCGGATCGCTGGCATCGGGTGCGACTCATCACCCTCGGCCTCACCGTCTGGAGCGGATTCACCGCGTTGTCCGGCACAGCGCGCGGGTTCTGGTCGCTCTTCGCCATCCGAGTCGGCGTCGGCATTGGTGAGTCTTCTTGCGCCCCAGCGGCACAGACGATTCTCAGCGATTACTTTCCTCCGGCCAAACGCTCGACCATCTTGGCGGCGTTCAATTGTGGGGTGCCGATCGGCCACGGGTTGGGGTTGTACCTGGGCGGAGTAATTGCCCAGCAGTGGGGGTGGCGGTGGACGTTTTTCGCGCTTGGACTTCCGGGCCTGTTGCTTGCCCTCGTCGTCTCTCAACTCCGTGAGCCGGTGCGCGGGCAGATGGAAGTACACCGGCAGCCAGTGGCGACACCACCCTCGTCGCATGCCCTGCGGCAACTGTGGCGGACGATTCGCGCCAAGCCGGCGTTGCGGTGGCATTTCATTGCCATGGCGTGGATCGGCTTTTCCGTCAGCGCTCCCGCCGTGTGGTTGCCGATGTTCCTCGTCCGCCTTCGTGGCTTCAGTGTGGAAACCGCAGGCGAGATTGCCGGCTTGAGTGCGGTTGTAGCCGGTCTGGTCGGGACATTTTTGGGCGGAGTGCTGGCAGATCGTTGGATGATACGGCGGAAAAACGCGCGCATGTTCATCCTCGTGTTGCGCAGTTTTTTGGTGATTCCTTTCCTCATCGGCATGTTTTTTATCGTGCCGTCCGGGCTGCTCGTTCCCATCATCGTCATCGGGAGTTGTGTCAGCTCGGTGTGGTTCGGACCAGGTTCCGCGCTTGTACACGACTTGGTCGAGCCCGAAATCCGTGCCGTCGCCGTCGCGTTCTACGTCCTGGTGATCAATCTCGCCGCCGGCGCGTCGCCCATGATAGTCGGCAAGCTCACAGACCTGAGCGGCGACCCGCTGTTCTTACAGTACGCTTTGCTGATTGCTCCAGCCGGCGATCTCCTCGCCGGGCTCTGCCATTATCTCGGCTCGCGTACCCTGGTCGCGGATATGCAGACGCAGGTACACGCGGCGGAAACAAGCTAGCGAGTTGGAGGCACCAATGACCAACCTACTCCAGCGCATTACCGATTCGGCGGCGCCCCATGGCTTCAATCTGATAGGCGCCACGTCGGTCGCCGCCTACGAAGCGCTCGTTCCCCCACAATATCATGTGGCGTCATTGCTGCTGAGCGCGAAAACCGTCGTCGTGATCGGCAACGGCGGCGGGGACTTTTGGCGCGGCTTTCGTGCTCACTGCGACACGCATCCCAGCTATCTGACGCAGCACGAACACCCGCTCGACGACTACACCGTGAGCGTGTTGGAGTCTACGTTGACGCCGCTTCTGCAAGCGACGGAGATCAAGTATCGCTATCTGTACCCCTTCCGCTTCTGGACCGAACCAGTCTCTTTCATGCATCTTGCCCGTGCGGCAGAACTCGCCGGCCCCAGCATTCTCGGCGTGGTCATCCATCCGCAGTATGGTCCGTGGATAGCGCTGCGTGCGGCAATCCTCATCGACCAAGAGCTTTCCGCCCCACCACAGGCACTGGGATTCGACCCCTGTTCGACTTGCGAGGAGCGCGCCTGCATCGCAGCCTGCCCGGCTCAGGCAATTTCCAGAGAAAAAGGATGGGATATTCCAGCTTGCGTGCGGCATCGTCTGCGCGTCACGATGGATTGCATCGACCTCTGCCATGCCCGCTACGACTGTGTGTATGGACGCGAGCATCGCTATCCGCTCGACGAGCTACAGTATCACCAACGGCACAGTTTTGCGGAGATGAGGAAACACTTCGAGTCGTAACTCATGACTCATTACTCGGTACTACAGGAGGCGTTATGGACTTGATTATTCGTAACGGCACGGTCGTCACCGCCGGC
The DNA window shown above is from Deltaproteobacteria bacterium and carries:
- a CDS encoding SDR family oxidoreductase — translated: MTALNGQVALVTGGARGIGRGIALAFARAGADVAIADLDHIASAAQQYTSANIGGFTEAQKTAAEITSLGRRSLAIQADVRQKADNEHMVQETIDRLGALHILVCNAGVVSVSAVDAMSEETWDLTFAVNVKGVFLSCQTAIPALKAHGKGCIINIASIAGKNGAAGLAHYCASKFAVVGFTNSLAKELAAANVRVNAICPGILRTQMWEYLADTLKRPNENKEDAWQRYIKGMIPLGRPQTPDDIGQLAVYLAAAENVTGQAINVDGGSELH
- the truA gene encoding tRNA pseudouridine(38-40) synthase TruA, whose product is MSCISNWPSFPVQFKLTIEYDGTQYNGWQLQQNAPTVQGAVEAALARLFSTPVRVRVAGRTDTGVHASGQVVTFTPVKSLEPQRLQHSLNAILPTDIAVKQVEEVPDAFNPRRDARSRQYRYRIWNAPWRSPLWARYSWHLPYPLQVEEMNRAAALLIGDHDFSSFKGSDSVERRPQRTMLSSRVQHEEEFVLYDVEARSFLRHMVRNIVGTLVDVGRGALSVEEFARIFAARDRRQAGLNAPPQGLCLVEVKY
- a CDS encoding MFS transporter; protein product: MQPPGQGSRYPYYVLSVLFSVNVLNLVDRQAVYILFPLLKADLQLTDTQLGALGALPFALFYSFMGIPLGWLADRWHRVRLITLGLTVWSGFTALSGTARGFWSLFAIRVGVGIGESSCAPAAQTILSDYFPPAKRSTILAAFNCGVPIGHGLGLYLGGVIAQQWGWRWTFFALGLPGLLLALVVSQLREPVRGQMEVHRQPVATPPSSHALRQLWRTIRAKPALRWHFIAMAWIGFSVSAPAVWLPMFLVRLRGFSVETAGEIAGLSAVVAGLVGTFLGGVLADRWMIRRKNARMFILVLRSFLVIPFLIGMFFIVPSGLLVPIIVIGSCVSSVWFGPGSALVHDLVEPEIRAVAVAFYVLVINLAAGASPMIVGKLTDLSGDPLFLQYALLIAPAGDLLAGLCHYLGSRTLVADMQTQVHAAETS